A window from Anser cygnoides isolate HZ-2024a breed goose chromosome 1, Taihu_goose_T2T_genome, whole genome shotgun sequence encodes these proteins:
- the KRR1 gene encoding KRR1 small subunit processome component homolog isoform X1, with product MAAPAAAEPGPRRPGKKKAAEAVDESELLTVPDGWKEPAFTREDNPRGLLEESSFATLFPKYREAYLKECWPLVQKALSEHYVNATLDLIEGSMTVTTTKKTFDPYAIIRARDLIKLLARSVPFEQAVRILQDDVACDIIKIGSLVRNRESFIKRRGRLLGPKGSTLKALELLTNCYIMVQGNTVSALGPFSGLKEVRKVVLDTMKNIHPIYNIKTLMIKRELSKDPELRTQNWERFLPKFKRKNLKKRKEPKKKNIKKEYTPFPPPQPESQIDKELASGEYFLKESQKKRKRVEEIKAKQAEAVKRRQEERNKAFIPPKEKPVMKAKKAPTEKKIDIEAIKEKVKNAKKKKLGALPMEEVKLKMAADEKKKKKKK from the exons CAGTTGATGAATCTGAGCTCCTCACCGTGCCAGATGGATGGAAGGAGCCGGCTTTTACGAGGGAAGATAACCCCagagggctgctggaggagagcagTTTTGCAACGTTATTCCCCAAGTACAGAGAAGCCTACCTGAAGGAGTGCTGGCCGCTGGTCCAGAAAGCCCTGAGTGAGCAC TATGTGAATGCAACACTGGATCTAATTGAAGGCAGCATGACTGTCACTACTACTAAGAAGACTTTTGATCCATATGCAATCATCAGGGCTCGAGATTTAATAAAACTTCTAGCCAGAAGTGTTCCATTTGAACAG GCAGTTCGCATCCTTCAGGATGATGTTGCATGTGACATCATTAAAATAGGATCTCtggtgagaaacagagaaagttttataaaaagaaGAGGACGACTTCTTGGGCCAAAAGGATCTACTCTGAAG GCCCTGGAGCTGTTAACCAACTGTTATATTATGGTGCAAGGCAACACTGTTTCAGCACTTGGACCTTTTAGTGGGCTGAAAGAG GTTAGAAAAGTTGTTCTGGATACAATGAAAAACATACATCCCATATATAACATTAAG ACTTTGATGATCAAACGGGAATTATCAAAAGATCCTGAACTGAGGACACAAAATTGGGAAAGATTTTTGCCGAAGTTCAAGCGGAAGAACTTGAAAAAACGCAAGgagccaaagaagaaaaatattaagaaggAGTACACACCATTCCCGCCTCCACAGCCAGAAAGCCAG ATTGATAAGGAATTGGCAAGTGGTGAATACTTCTTGAAAGAAAGCCAGAAGAAACGAAAGCGAGTGGAAGAGATAAAG GCAAAGCAAGCAGAAGCAGTCAAgagaagacaagaagaaagaaataaagcttttatcCCACCGAAGGAAAAGCCAGtcatgaaagcaaagaaag CCcccactgagaaaaaaattgatATTGAAGCCATcaaggaaaaagtaaagaatgcaaagaagaagaaattaggAGCACTTCCTATGGAAGAAGTCAAGTTAAAAATGGcagcagatgaaaagaaaaaaaagaaaaagaagtaa
- the KRR1 gene encoding KRR1 small subunit processome component homolog isoform X2, translating to MAAPAAAEPGPRRPGKKKAAEVDESELLTVPDGWKEPAFTREDNPRGLLEESSFATLFPKYREAYLKECWPLVQKALSEHYVNATLDLIEGSMTVTTTKKTFDPYAIIRARDLIKLLARSVPFEQAVRILQDDVACDIIKIGSLVRNRESFIKRRGRLLGPKGSTLKALELLTNCYIMVQGNTVSALGPFSGLKEVRKVVLDTMKNIHPIYNIKTLMIKRELSKDPELRTQNWERFLPKFKRKNLKKRKEPKKKNIKKEYTPFPPPQPESQIDKELASGEYFLKESQKKRKRVEEIKAKQAEAVKRRQEERNKAFIPPKEKPVMKAKKAPTEKKIDIEAIKEKVKNAKKKKLGALPMEEVKLKMAADEKKKKKKK from the exons TTGATGAATCTGAGCTCCTCACCGTGCCAGATGGATGGAAGGAGCCGGCTTTTACGAGGGAAGATAACCCCagagggctgctggaggagagcagTTTTGCAACGTTATTCCCCAAGTACAGAGAAGCCTACCTGAAGGAGTGCTGGCCGCTGGTCCAGAAAGCCCTGAGTGAGCAC TATGTGAATGCAACACTGGATCTAATTGAAGGCAGCATGACTGTCACTACTACTAAGAAGACTTTTGATCCATATGCAATCATCAGGGCTCGAGATTTAATAAAACTTCTAGCCAGAAGTGTTCCATTTGAACAG GCAGTTCGCATCCTTCAGGATGATGTTGCATGTGACATCATTAAAATAGGATCTCtggtgagaaacagagaaagttttataaaaagaaGAGGACGACTTCTTGGGCCAAAAGGATCTACTCTGAAG GCCCTGGAGCTGTTAACCAACTGTTATATTATGGTGCAAGGCAACACTGTTTCAGCACTTGGACCTTTTAGTGGGCTGAAAGAG GTTAGAAAAGTTGTTCTGGATACAATGAAAAACATACATCCCATATATAACATTAAG ACTTTGATGATCAAACGGGAATTATCAAAAGATCCTGAACTGAGGACACAAAATTGGGAAAGATTTTTGCCGAAGTTCAAGCGGAAGAACTTGAAAAAACGCAAGgagccaaagaagaaaaatattaagaaggAGTACACACCATTCCCGCCTCCACAGCCAGAAAGCCAG ATTGATAAGGAATTGGCAAGTGGTGAATACTTCTTGAAAGAAAGCCAGAAGAAACGAAAGCGAGTGGAAGAGATAAAG GCAAAGCAAGCAGAAGCAGTCAAgagaagacaagaagaaagaaataaagcttttatcCCACCGAAGGAAAAGCCAGtcatgaaagcaaagaaag CCcccactgagaaaaaaattgatATTGAAGCCATcaaggaaaaagtaaagaatgcaaagaagaagaaattaggAGCACTTCCTATGGAAGAAGTCAAGTTAAAAATGGcagcagatgaaaagaaaaaaaagaaaaagaagtaa